A region of Ictidomys tridecemlineatus isolate mIctTri1 chromosome 4, mIctTri1.hap1, whole genome shotgun sequence DNA encodes the following proteins:
- the Mrgprd gene encoding mas-related G-protein coupled receptor member D, giving the protein MNQTLNGSRNPEQALSASEVDALHVVYLAASSLAMFTSVCGAAGNGAVVWLLSVGVQRTPFCTYILNLAVADLLFLLCMASMLTLETPSLADSHTKVHEVVMRVMYFAYTASLSLLTAISVQRCLSVLFPLWYKCRRPRHLSTVVCSLLWALALLMNTLTTLFCLRFWRHDEGRCFTVDTAMGTLIMGVFTPAMTVSGITLYVRVRRSALLWRRRPRRLLVVILASILVFLVGSLPLGIYWFVLFWLPLPREAKLLYICLSRLSSAISSSANPVIYFLVGSQRTRRLAESLKVVLGRALQEEPEPGGRETPSTGPSEGL; this is encoded by the coding sequence ATGAACCAGACCCTGAACGGCAGCCGGAACCCGGAGCAGGCTCTGAGCGCTTCCGAGGTCGACGCGCTGCACGTGGTCTACCTCGCGGCCAGTTCCCTGGCCATGTTCACCAGCGTGTGCGGGGCGGCAGGCAACGGCGCCGTGGTCTGGCTGCTGAGTGTCGGCGTACAGAGGACCCCCTTCTGCACCTACATTCTCAACCTGGCTGTGGCcgacctcctcttcctcctgtgcATGGCCTCCATGCTGACCCTGGAGACCCCGTCCCTGGCCGACTCCCACACCAAGGTCCACGAGGTGGTGATGCGGGTGATGTACTTCGCCTACACCGCCAGCCTGAGCCTGCTCACGGCCATCAGCGTCCAGCGCTGCCTGTCCGTCCTCTTCCCCCTCTGGTACAAGTGCCGCCGCCCCAGGCACCTGTCCACCGTGGTGTGCTCCCTGCTCTGGGCGCTGGCCCTCCTCATGAACACCCTGACCACTCTCTTCTGCCTCAGGTTCTGGCGGCACGACGAAGGCCGCTGCTTCACGGTGGACACGGCCATGGGCACCCTCATCATGGGGGTCTTCACGCCTGCGATGACCGTGTCCGGCATCACCCTCTATGTCCGGGTGCGGAGAAGCGCCCTGCTGTGGCGGCGGCGGCCCCGGCGGCTGCTGGTGGTCATCCTGGCCTCCATCTTGGTGTTCCTCGTCGGCTCCCTGCCGCTGGGCATCTACTGGTTTGTGCTGTTCTGGCTGCCCCTGCCCAGGGAGGCGAAGCTCCTGTACATCTGCCTGTCGCGCCTCTCCTCGGCCATCAGCAGCAGTGCCAACCCCGTCATCTACTTCCTGGTGGGCAGCCAGAGGACCCGGAGGCTGGCGGAGTCCCTGAAGGTCGTGCTGGGCCGGGCGCTGCAAGAGGAGCCTGAGCCCGGGGGAAGGGAGACGCCGTCCACGGGACCCAGCGAGGGGCTCTGA